The Symphalangus syndactylus isolate Jambi chromosome 1, NHGRI_mSymSyn1-v2.1_pri, whole genome shotgun sequence DNA segment tatatgaaacgGAGTTTTTAAGGAGAATTGGCTCACAAGATCACAAGATGAAGTCTcacgataggccatctgcaagctgtggagcaaggaagccagtagtggctgAGTCCAAGTTCAAAAGCCTCagaagtagggaagctgacagggcagccttcagtctgtggccgaaggcccaagagcccctgttAAAgaactggtgtaagtccaagagtccaaaagctgaggaacttggagtctgatgtttgatgacaggaagcatccagcaccagagaaaggtgaaggctGGAAGACCTAGCAAGTCTGCTCATGCAccttcttcctcctgcttttTCTAGCCAGGCTGGTAGCCGATTgggtggtgcccacccacattgagggtgggtctacCTCTCCCAGAccactgacttaaatgttaatcttctCTGGCAACACCCAGATACACCCAgaaaatactttgtatccttcattccaatcaagttgacacttaatattaaccatcacagcatataaatacaataaatgtgAAGTACATGTCAAATTCAGTATGCCTTTTTCAGTGAAATATGTACATTGTACAACTCAGGTGATAAAAAGAATACAATGATTTCCAGCCTTATGGAATTCCTGAATCATCCTCATGGGCTATAATGTAGCCACTGTGCTGTAGATATGAATTACTTTTCAGccagacagaaataaaaacttaacaaCCCATCGAAAAATGTTCAGAGAATTTCTTATTAGAATTTgagagcctgttttttttttttttttttttttttttttttgagatggagtttcgctcttgttgcccaggctggagtacaatggagctatctccactcaccgcaacctccgcctcccgggttcaagcaattctcctgcctcagcctcccaagtagctaggattacaggcatgtgccgccatgcccggctaattttgtatttttagtagagacgggatttctccatgttggtcaggctggtctcgaactcccaacctcaggttatccacccacctcagcctcccaaagtgctgggattacaggcgtgagccaccgcgccctgccaaatAAAGTGATTTTTATGGCACCAAGATAATTATATGTTCCATATATGTGGCTTTTAAAATGAATTGCTTTCTAATGAAATTATTAGGGAGAATTTgaatttttactatatatatgtttcaaaaataaacagcTTTTAATAAAACCTTTGCATTTAAGAAGTTAATGTGTGCCAATACGTTAATTTAAAGTAGGTGagtaaggctgggcgcagtggcccatgcctgtaatcctagcactttgggaggctgaggcaggcaaattgcctgagctcaggggtttgagaccagcctgggcaacttggagaaaccctgtctcaactaaaaatacaaaaaattagccgggtgtggtggctcacccctataaacctcagctactcgggaggctgaggcacgagaattgcttgaacccgggaggcagaagttgtagtgagccgagattgtaccactgcactccagcctgagcgacagagcaagacgctgtttcaaaaaataaataaataaataaagtaggtgAGTAGAAGCTAGAAAAATATACCAACATGTTAACAGTAGTTAGTAGGGACTCCAGGTTGTGGGATTACAGTTTATTTTGTAgtttgtgcatttcttttttttttttttttttttttttgagatggggtttcgctctgtttcccaggctggagtgcagtggtgcaatcttggctcactgcaacctctgcctcctgggttcaagcaattctcctgcctcagcctcctgagtaactgggactataggcgtgtgccaccatgcctggctaattttttgtatttttagtagagatggggtttcaccttgttggccaggatggtctcgatctcctgacctcgtgatccacccgcctcggcctcccgaagtgctgggattacaggtgtgagccactgcgcccagacacaagtatcttttaaaaatagaaatgcacaggctgggcacagtggctcatgcctgtaatcccagcactttgggaggccgaggtggacggatcatgaggtcaggagatcgagaccagctttgccaacatggtgaaaccctgtctctactaaatatacaaaaattagccagacgtggtgatgggcgcccgtaatcccagctgctcgggaggctgaggcaggagaatcacttgaacccaggaggcggaggttgctgtgaaccaggattgcgtcactgcacttcagcctgggcgacagagtgagattccgtctcaaaaaaaaaaaaaagatatttgtatgtatgtgagtgtgtattTATCCAGAAAGAATATtgataaaaatatcaatataaaaCTAAACTAAGGCTGAGAATTAGGAGGTTCTTAAAAATCTCAGCTTACCAAAACTTTGACAAATTAAAATCCTCAatactgttaattttttatttccttttccctctttctctggaccccacttttaaaaaatgcaggctCCAGGTGGCCATGAGCTGAGTTGTGACTTCTGGGAACTAATTGGGTTGGCCCCTGCTGGAGGAGCTGACAACCTGATCAATGAGGAGTCTGACGTTGACGTCCAGCTCAACAACAGACACATGATGATCCGAGGAGAAAACATGTGCAAAATCCTAAAAGCACGATCCATGGTCACCAGGTGCTTTAGAGATCACTTCTTTGATAGGGGGTACTATGAAGTAAGTATGCGTTCGTCAGCTTTTGCAAACAATACATTTTTTGCCATTTTGAAACTTGAATAGTGGTGCTCACAATAGGCATTGATTTACTCCTTCTTTGCATTTGAACAGGTTACTCCTCCAACATTAGTGCAAACACAAGTAGAAGGTGGTGCCACACTCTTCAAGCTTGACTATTTTGGGGAAGAGGCGTTTTTGACTCAGTCCTCTCAGTTGTACTTGGAGACCTGCCTCCCAGCCCTGGGAGATGTTTTTTGTATTGCTCAGTCATACCGGGCAGAGCAGTCCAGAACACGAAGGCACCTGGCTGAGTATGaagttgtctttttgttttatttctttctaggtAATATCTTTAGAGAAGAAATCTTAGTGTAGGTAAATTATGtctatgtttaaaaaaacaaaaaactgatatAGTAAGTGGTTAATGGAAGAACATATAACAAAGTTTTGCCACCTTAGATCAGAGCTAAGTTCTCTTTTTTCACTTTGACTTGATCTTTTATATATAAAGGAGCAAACAAGAAATTGCTACTCAGTGGAGAAGAGGGGAGTCCACAGCTAATTTGCAAAGTTGGGAATTGGTAGCATTGTTGGCATTTTATGGACAGCTTCCCAATGTTAAAAGCCTTGCTGGATAAAAAAACAGTGCAGGAGAAAAGCAGCACTGAGCTGTTGTCTCGTTCTTCAGGTACACTCACGTGGAAGCCGAGTGTCCTTTCCTGACCTTTGACGACCTCCTGAACCGGTTGGAGGACTTGGTTTGTGATGTGGTAGATCGAGTATTGAAGTCACCTGCAGGGAGCATAGTGCATGAGCTCAACCCGGTAGGTGCAGTGTTTATGGGAAGATAAAGTCACAGTCCTTTTTTGGAAGACAATGAAGTCTTCACCCTCAGTTTTTGTAGATTTGATGGCTTGGTGAGCTGAAATAAGTGACTAATTATTTTGAAGACTAGAATTTGATGTTAGTCACTGTcaattttataatgttttcagtTATATAAGAGGCTCACATTTTCCATTTTAGGAATGTCTACATAGTTTTCTAGTctgaagttttatatatatatatatatatgtattttttttttgagatggagtctcgctctgtcgcccaggctgaagtacagtggcgcaatctccagtcactgcaacctctgcctcccaggttcaagcgattctcctgcctcagcctcctgagtagctgggattacaggagcccaccaccacccccagctaatttttgtatttttagtagagatggggttttaccgtgttggccaggctggtccaaaactcctgacctcaagtgatctgcccacctcagcctcccaaaatgctgggattacaggcatgagccaccacgcctcactgaagtaatatttttttttttttttttttgagacggagtctcgctctgtcgcccaggctggagtgcagtggcgcaatctcggctcactgcaagctccgcctcccgggttcacgccattctcctgcctcagcctctccgagtagctgggactacaggcgcccgccaccacgcccggctaattttttgtatttttagtagagacggggtttcaccgtggtctcgatctcctgacctcgtgatccgcccgcctcggcctcccaaagtgctgggattacaagcgtgagccaccgcgcccggccttgaagtaatattttttaatagttttttaatggaaattttagtgttaatgtttatatatatatatatatatacacacacacacattatatttttcctttcttctgtagaACTTTCAGCCCCCCAAACGGCCTTTCAAACGGATGAACTATTCAGATGCTATCGTTTGGCTAAAAGAACATGATGTAAAGAAAGAAGATGGAACTTTCTATGAATTTGGAGAAGTATGTATTCCTTTCTCTCATTGTTTCCAAGGTGGGATTGGGCTCCATTCTCTTCTTCTGGTTAATGAACTAGTAACGTGGGTGACATCTGCCTGTCCTCAAATAAATGGTAACAGCAGAACCTGCTTCATGGGGTTGGCTGCAGATTTGCTGAGTTAACAGAGTCAGCCTTAGGACAGTGCCTGTTCTGTACCGTCCAGTAAGTGTGagtgagcttctttttttttttttttttttgagacggagtcttgctctgtcgcccacggagtgcagtggcatgatctcagatctcggctcaccgcaacctccgcctcctggattcaggcgattctcctgcctcagcctcccgagtagctgggactacaggtgcacaccaccatgcccagctaatttttttatttttagtagagacagggtttcaccatgtttgccaggatggtctcaatctcttgacctcgtgatctgcccgcctcagcctcccaaagtgctgggattataggcatgagccaccgctcctggctaagTGTGAGTTTCTAAGCTGCCTTCATGTCTCATGCTTtgcctcttccctcttccttcatTGTTCTTCGTTGGCCACAGCTTATAAGCTCTCTTTATCATTCTCTAGGCTGGTAGGAGTGCTTTAGAAGGTTGTGAAGCCTTTGAAATCACATGCAAAATGttggtatatagatatatatatatatttttttttctggagaatgtATCTTGTGCTTTTAAAAAGAGGTTCATCCCCTCCCCCAAAAGAGTGATTTAAAACTCCTTAATGTGGAAGGTGAGAAAGAAGATAGCCATtggttaaaaatgcaaaatcaagAGAAAAGGTCTTGGAGAAGGTAGCCTAGTGCCCCAGATAAACTTAGCATTTCGGTTTTGCCTGAGAACCACTCTCCCAGCATGCACTGgggctgcaaattttctttatttaggaCAGCATCTCcatctgtcgtccaggctggaatgcattggtgcgatcatagcttgctacaaccttgaactccagagttcaagtgttcctcctacatcagcctccaaaagtgctgggattacaggtgtgagtcaccatgcccagctaattttttattatttgtagagatggcgtctccctgtgttgcccagactggtctcaaactccttggctcaagcagtcctcccaccccagcctcccaaaatgttgggattacaggcatgagccactgcatctggctcaaGTTTCCAACACTATGCTAGGCCCTCTTTCCTGTGCATCTAACCATTACTTACATGATATTTGCACATCTAATTGTTTTACAGTTGAAATGTGTGTAGCTGCTGCTAACTAGTTTTGGGTTTTAGAAGGAATTAATAGGTGAAGCAATATACTAGGTCTATGTAAAGCACTCTTGTTTTTGTGAAttcggttttgttttttgtttttttaaagagatagaggTATTGCTGTGTtgactgggctggtctcgaactcctggcctcaagcaatcctctcacctcggcctcccgagtgttgagattatagtgttgagattataggcatgagccacactgtGCCTAGCCTATGAATTCAGTTTATGATGTATAATGACAAAATTTTGTATTGAGAACTTGAATACTTTTAGTGTACCTAATATTTAGTAAAATAGTGTAGTTGAGTGGAAAGAACACAAGCTGTGGAGTCAGAAGGCCCCCCCCCAGCTGGGCTTAGCTCTCACCTcttttcttttgtgctgtgtAACTGAAGACCAGTGACCCCCCTCTCAGGTTCCTTATCTCTATCTTGGAAGTAACATCTGTTTTGCAAGATTGTGGGGACTACCGGAGCTCAATGCCTAGCCAGGACAATGGCAGGGGGAGCCTGTCAGCATTTACTATACATTGCTATTGTTCCACACACATGAGGACACTCCAGTAGATACATGACCCTCAGGCTTTGGGGGGATGACATAAGACCTGTTTTCCCCTAGCTAAATCTTATGCAGAACCCCGCTGTGTAAAGCAGATACAAGCTGAGAGACTAGAGCTCTCCCACTCATCTCCTGTTAGCTCTCGGCGTCTCCGAGTACGCAAGGGCTCCAGGGCCTGGAGCTTGAAAACAGGTGTGCTAGGTGATTGCTACCTCCATTTCACTTCTTCATTAAACAAATCTGAGTCTTCTCCAGTTCTCTCAATCCATTTTTTACTGGGACAAGAGTTTTCAGTTTTATGTGTTAACTTTAATTTATGTGTGGTACAGAAGGACGTTTTGAGAGAGCAACTGATGAGCTTAAGTCATCATCTAACATTGTTTGGGTAACTATTCCAGGTGTGCTTACACTTAACCAGTTTGACTGTCTTATGATTGTGTCTGTCATCGAAGGCATAACTGATTGATTACAAcaggaaagaagggcagataaCAGGAGAGTTTAAAGATTGGTGTCATTAGTAATATACTCTGTGTAGATGAATGATGTTCTGGAGCATTCATGGTTACCGTATGCCTTATGGGACTAAGTGGACCTCATTTGCTTCAGAGCTAGACAAAATGGGCCACTGAGAAAAATACTGAGCTGTGTCTAGTCACAGCTTGGggctggcttttgtttttgtttttttgattttcCTTCATCAAGCAGCATGGTGCTTGAGATATGCTGTAGAGGGAGACAGATCTTTTACGCTTCATTAAATAACTGAGTTTTaagaatatgtttatttctttttgacagaAATTATTCTTTACACAAATGTGTATGGGTTAAGGGTAGGTGTGTATTCTCTACTCTGTTGAATTGATAGGAGGAAGGACTGGTGCAGGGTGAAGGAGTGGCTTCTGTCTTGTTGCGATCCAAGTTGTAAATGTTAATGAAGTCTTGTTTAACCTCAGGATATCCCAGAAGCTCCTGAGAGACTGATGACAGACACCATTAATGAACCAATCTTGCTGTGTCGATTTCCTGTGGAGATCAAGTCCTTCTACATGCAGCGATGTCCTGAGGATTCCCGTCTTACTGAATCTGTCAGTTTCTGTTTCAAAGTGTattaataattttgctttttaaggCGGTGGGGACTGTCATCTGGAATCAGATACAGCTCATGGcaaatatttcattctttatcTAGAATGACAATATTTAAAGACGTTGGGTTTTTTCCCCCTTCCCTGATTGAGGTTGACATGCTTTGTtaaattagagaaatgtaaatatttgaaTGTTATATAATCATAGTGGCTCCTTTAGCCCTCGGAGCTTaattgtaattttcatttaaactCTAGAGCAGTGCTGTGTCTGATTGCTTGATAGTAATTGTGTATCTTCTTTCACTTATATTTAAAGGTCGACGTGTTGATGCCCAATGTGGGTGAGATTGTGGGAGGCTCAATGCGTACCTATGATAGTGAAGAAATACTGGCAGGTTATAAAAGGGAAGGGATTGACCCCACTCCCTATTACTGGTATACAGATCAGGTAAAACCAATTTTTTAAGCACTCAACATTTTTTTCACTATAATCGTTCTGTatatattgaaattttttaaaggggAGAATTCAGGGTAGTACTTTGGTATTTGAGCTATATTCAGTTTGCAGGTTATAATAATGTGGTGTGTGAATATTGCCAGCTTTGTCTTGGCCAAGTTGTATGTTAATTTCATTTGAAAACCTGTTTAACGGCTGGCTTATTGATTGcaactgagttttaaaaaattgatcctaCCAGTATCTAGTACCcttcttcattttcctcttctaaAGAGACATtgacttattttaaaagttttaaaaaatctcttctttCCAGGGTGGTACTTATTCCCTGGTTGATTTTTCATACCAAATTATTTCTTTACACATGGTTCATGAAGGCATGAgattaagtgctgggattgcaggcacgagccactgaaTCTGGCCATAGTTGAATTCTTAACCACAGTGAGCTACCTCCTTTCACGGTGGAAAATTTTAACTACCTTAGATGAAAGTTTTAACtaagtatttatttctctttctttcttttttttttaaacagagaaaatACGGTACATGTCCACATGGAGGATATGGCTTGGGCTTAGAACGATTCTTAACGTGGATTCTGAATAGGTATCACATCCGAGACGTATGCTTATACCCTCGATTTGTCCAGCGCTGCACGCCATAACCAATTTCTCCAGAAGCATGGAGGAAAGATTATGAAAGGAACAggctctttaaaaaagaaaacaaaaagccagaatctccctttttttgtttctctttctgtttttctttctactaCCATAAAAAGTACCTGAAATCACCTGAACATCAAGTGATATTAAGGTTGTCATCTTAAGAAAAAATATCCATTATGAAGTTCGGGGAAAATACCTGGCATGAAACTGTAGTTAGGGATACATTTCAGCATTTTACTCACTTTATTCaagttatatgtatgtataattcaACAATTTTAGATTATGGTGTAAGATACTCCAGTAACTTATCTTTCTGTCCTTTTAAGTGTACCTGGAAttctctga contains these protein-coding regions:
- the NARS1 gene encoding asparagine--tRNA ligase, cytoplasmic isoform X2 → MVLELYVSDREGSDATGDGTKEKPFKTGLKALMTVGKEPFPTIYVDSQKENERWNVISKSQLKNIKKMWHREQMKSESREKKEAEDSLRREKNLEEAKKITIKNDPSLPEPKCVKISALEGYRGQRVKVFGWVHRLRRQGKNLMFLVLRDGTGYLQCVLADELCQCYNGVLLSTESSVAVYGMLNLTPKGKQAPGGHELSCDFWELIGLAPAGGADNLINEESDVDVQLNNRHMMIRGENMCKILKARSMVTRCFRDHFFDRGYYEVTPPTLVQTQVEGGATLFKLDYFGEEAFLTQSSQLYLETCLPALGDVFCIAQSYRAEQSRTRRHLAEYTHVEAECPFLTFDDLLNRLEDLVCDVVDRVLKSPAGSIVHELNPNFQPPKRPFKRMNYSDAIVWLKEHDVKKEDGTFYEFGEDIPEAPERLMTDTINEPILLCRFPVEIKSFYMQRCPEDSRLTESVDVLMPNVGEIVGGSMRTYDSEEILAGYKREGIDPTPYYWYTDQRKYGTCPHGGYGLGLERFLTWILNRYHIRDVCLYPRFVQRCTP
- the NARS1 gene encoding asparagine--tRNA ligase, cytoplasmic isoform X1 encodes the protein MVLAELYVSDREGSDATGDGTKEKPFKTGLKALMTVGKEPFPTIYVDSQKENERWNVISKSQLKNIKKMWHREQMKSESREKKEAEDSLRREKNLEEAKKITIKNDPSLPEPKCVKISALEGYRGQRVKVFGWVHRLRRQGKNLMFLVLRDGTGYLQCVLADELCQCYNGVLLSTESSVAVYGMLNLTPKGKQAPGGHELSCDFWELIGLAPAGGADNLINEESDVDVQLNNRHMMIRGENMCKILKARSMVTRCFRDHFFDRGYYEVTPPTLVQTQVEGGATLFKLDYFGEEAFLTQSSQLYLETCLPALGDVFCIAQSYRAEQSRTRRHLAEYTHVEAECPFLTFDDLLNRLEDLVCDVVDRVLKSPAGSIVHELNPNFQPPKRPFKRMNYSDAIVWLKEHDVKKEDGTFYEFGEDIPEAPERLMTDTINEPILLCRFPVEIKSFYMQRCPEDSRLTESVDVLMPNVGEIVGGSMRTYDSEEILAGYKREGIDPTPYYWYTDQRKYGTCPHGGYGLGLERFLTWILNRYHIRDVCLYPRFVQRCTP